In the genome of Epinephelus lanceolatus isolate andai-2023 chromosome 18, ASM4190304v1, whole genome shotgun sequence, one region contains:
- the LOC144458645 gene encoding uncharacterized protein LOC144458645 isoform X1, whose amino-acid sequence MCVCAACCCCQTSDEQVVKPVVSVYPAASRAHLEGKSSLLCLASGMFPPRVRFSWKRQEENGPLLPAEGEQLVLRELGHTAAILLISQQENSTYKYRCSVQHHGGTVEAQTEQEVPAPAASCPPEREPADLPALQQADLSVSVSFQSRCRVKLLCVLYTVLIVKSLAYCCGLSLLMILRNKGPSTNCTHAD is encoded by the exons atgtgtgtctgtgctgcttgTTGCTGCTGTCAAACTTCAGATGAACAGGTAGTGAAGCCCGTGGTGAGCGTGTACCCAGCAGCATCCAGAGCCCACCTGGAGGGGAAGAGCTCCCTGCTGTGTCTGGCCTCAGGCATGTTTCCTCCTCGGGTCCGCTTCTCCTGGAAAAGACAAGAGGAGAATGGACCTCTGCTCCCTGCTGAGGGAGAGCAGCTGGTGCTCAGAGAGTTGGGACACACCGCCGCCATCTTGCTGATCAGTCAGCAAGAGAACAGCACATATAAATACcgctgctccgtccagcaccaTGGGGGCACAGTGGAGGCCCAGACAGAACAAG aggTTCCAGCTCCAGCAGCCTCCTGTCCTCCAGAGAGAGAGCCAGCAGACCTGCCAGCTCTGCAGCAAGCTGACT tgtcagtgtcagtgtcctTCCAGTCTCGGTGCAGGGTGAAGCTGCTCTGTGTGCTGTACACAGTGCTGATAGTGAAGAGTCTGGCGTACTGCTGTGGACTCTCTCTGCTGATGATCCTCAGAAACAAGGGACCGTCCACCAACTGCACACATGCTGACTGA
- the LOC144458645 gene encoding uncharacterized protein LOC144458645 isoform X3, which translates to MFPPRVRFSWKRQEENGPLLPAEGEQLVLRELGHTAAILLISQQENSTYKYRCSVQHHGGTVEAQTEQEVPAPAASCPPEREPADLPALQQADLSVSVSFQSRCRVKLLCVLYTVLIVKSLAYCCGLSLLMILRNKGPSTNCTHAD; encoded by the exons ATGTTTCCTCCTCGGGTCCGCTTCTCCTGGAAAAGACAAGAGGAGAATGGACCTCTGCTCCCTGCTGAGGGAGAGCAGCTGGTGCTCAGAGAGTTGGGACACACCGCCGCCATCTTGCTGATCAGTCAGCAAGAGAACAGCACATATAAATACcgctgctccgtccagcaccaTGGGGGCACAGTGGAGGCCCAGACAGAACAAG aggTTCCAGCTCCAGCAGCCTCCTGTCCTCCAGAGAGAGAGCCAGCAGACCTGCCAGCTCTGCAGCAAGCTGACT tgtcagtgtcagtgtcctTCCAGTCTCGGTGCAGGGTGAAGCTGCTCTGTGTGCTGTACACAGTGCTGATAGTGAAGAGTCTGGCGTACTGCTGTGGACTCTCTCTGCTGATGATCCTCAGAAACAAGGGACCGTCCACCAACTGCACACATGCTGACTGA
- the LOC144458645 gene encoding uncharacterized protein LOC144458645 isoform X2, giving the protein MCVCAACCCCQTSDEQVVKPVVSVYPAASRAHLEGKSSLLCLASGMFPPRVRFSWKRQEENGPLLPAEGEQLVLRELGHTAAILLISQQENSTYKYRCSVQHHGGTVEAQTEQEVPAPAASCPPEREPADLPALQQADLSFQSRCRVKLLCVLYTVLIVKSLAYCCGLSLLMILRNKGPSTNCTHAD; this is encoded by the exons atgtgtgtctgtgctgcttgTTGCTGCTGTCAAACTTCAGATGAACAGGTAGTGAAGCCCGTGGTGAGCGTGTACCCAGCAGCATCCAGAGCCCACCTGGAGGGGAAGAGCTCCCTGCTGTGTCTGGCCTCAGGCATGTTTCCTCCTCGGGTCCGCTTCTCCTGGAAAAGACAAGAGGAGAATGGACCTCTGCTCCCTGCTGAGGGAGAGCAGCTGGTGCTCAGAGAGTTGGGACACACCGCCGCCATCTTGCTGATCAGTCAGCAAGAGAACAGCACATATAAATACcgctgctccgtccagcaccaTGGGGGCACAGTGGAGGCCCAGACAGAACAAG aggTTCCAGCTCCAGCAGCCTCCTGTCCTCCAGAGAGAGAGCCAGCAGACCTGCCAGCTCTGCAGCAAGCTGACT tgtcctTCCAGTCTCGGTGCAGGGTGAAGCTGCTCTGTGTGCTGTACACAGTGCTGATAGTGAAGAGTCTGGCGTACTGCTGTGGACTCTCTCTGCTGATGATCCTCAGAAACAAGGGACCGTCCACCAACTGCACACATGCTGACTGA